A genomic segment from Variovorax paradoxus B4 encodes:
- a CDS encoding cupin domain-containing protein, whose translation MASSMNVTKLQTKSHDVPDEVREPEKTRVEVVRLEGYTLGRFKFQPGWRWSQCIKPVVGTDSCQVAHVGYAVSGRITVQMNDGSKTAIEEGMSYTIPPGHDAWVEGNDPFVGVEVMSAEEYAKPKS comes from the coding sequence ATGGCAAGTTCTATGAATGTCACCAAGCTTCAGACGAAATCCCACGACGTGCCGGATGAGGTTCGGGAGCCGGAAAAGACCCGGGTCGAAGTGGTCCGCCTCGAGGGGTACACGCTTGGACGCTTCAAGTTTCAGCCCGGGTGGCGCTGGTCGCAGTGCATCAAGCCGGTCGTCGGCACGGACAGCTGCCAGGTAGCCCACGTCGGGTACGCGGTTTCCGGTCGAATCACCGTGCAGATGAACGACGGCTCGAAGACCGCCATCGAGGAAGGCATGTCGTACACCATTCCTCCAGGCCACGACGCATGGGTCGAAGGCAACGATCCGTTCGTTGGCGTCGAGGTGATGAGCGCAGAGGAATACGCAAAGCCCAAGAGCTGA
- a CDS encoding secondary thiamine-phosphate synthase enzyme YjbQ produces the protein MLKQTTTTLDFDTDGRGLLEITRAVAQWVERTGYRTGLLTLFIRHTSASLLVQENADPEVQADLDRFLARLVPDGDPLFRHLDEGPDDMPAHVRSALTAVQLSIPVTNGRMALGTWQGIYLWEHRSRPHRRQVALHLIGS, from the coding sequence ATGCTCAAGCAGACAACCACCACACTCGACTTCGACACCGATGGCCGGGGCCTTCTGGAAATCACCCGCGCCGTGGCGCAATGGGTCGAGCGCACCGGCTATCGAACCGGGCTGCTGACGCTCTTCATCCGCCATACCTCGGCCAGCCTGCTGGTGCAGGAGAACGCGGATCCGGAGGTGCAGGCAGACCTCGACCGCTTTCTTGCGCGCCTGGTGCCCGATGGCGACCCGCTGTTCCGGCATCTCGACGAAGGGCCGGACGACATGCCGGCCCATGTCCGTTCGGCACTGACCGCGGTCCAGCTGTCGATTCCTGTGACGAACGGGCGCATGGCGCTGGGCACCTGGCAGGGCATCTACCTGTGGGAGCACCGGTCGAGGCCGCATCGAAGGCAGGTGGCCCTGCACTTGATCGGCTCCTAG
- a CDS encoding dodecin, with translation MSNHVYKSLELTGSSPISIEDAVQTAIAKAHETVRNIQWFTVTETRGHVVDGKIAHWQVTVKMGFTLE, from the coding sequence ATGTCGAATCACGTTTACAAGTCGCTCGAGCTGACCGGCTCTTCGCCCATCAGCATCGAGGACGCCGTGCAGACCGCCATTGCCAAGGCGCACGAGACGGTTCGCAACATCCAGTGGTTCACCGTCACCGAGACGCGCGGCCATGTGGTGGACGGCAAGATCGCGCACTGGCAGGTGACGGTGAAGATGGGCTTCACGCTCGAGTGA
- the nirB gene encoding nitrite reductase large subunit NirB gives MKKLNLVMVGNGMAGVRTLEELLKLAPELYDITVFGAEPHPNYNRILLSPVLAGEQTVEEIVLNSWEWYTDNHITLHAGKKVVEVDRVKRIVRAVDAQGGVTEAPYDRLLMCTGSNPFMLPVPGKDLKGVIAYRDIADTDYMIEAARTHKSAVVIGGGLLGLEAANGLMLRGMDVTVVHVMPWLMERQLDDVAGKLLQKSLEDRGLKFLIGAQTQELVGDSNEGKDGRVKAIRFKDGTEVAADLVVMAVGIRPNTELAERMRLHCQRGIVVTDTMQTVTDARIYSVGECAAHRGIAYGLVAPLFEQAKVAANHLAQFGIGRYLGSLTSTKLKVTGIDLFSAGEFMGGEGTEEIVMSDPFGGVYKKLVIKDDKLVGACLYGDTVDGSWYFKLLRDGRSVGDIRDKLMFGESNIGDTGHEGHSKAASMPDEAEVCGCNGVTKGTICKAIKDKGLFTLDEVKKHTKASASCGSCTGLVEQILMFTAGGDYSATPKKKAVCGCTDANHQDVRDAIRKEHYLTHDAVYRNLGWRTPNGCATCRPAINYYLISTWPKEAKDDPQSRFINERSHANIQKDGTYSVIPRMWGGHTTPDELRRIADAADKYKIPTVKVTGGQRIDLLGVKKEDLEGVWKDIGMPSGFAYAKSLRTVKTCVGSEWCRFGTQDSTQMGKDLERALWAMYSPHKVKLAVSGCPRNCAEAGIKDVGVIGVDSGWELYVGGNGGIKTEVAQFLVKVKTAAEVMEYSGAFLQLYREEGWYLERTVHYIGRVGLDYVKKKILEDEAGRKALWERLQFALDGEPDPWFESSQASVDVRQFTPVAMVDDNATQAA, from the coding sequence ATGAAGAAACTCAACCTCGTGATGGTCGGCAACGGCATGGCCGGCGTGCGCACGCTCGAAGAGCTCCTGAAGCTCGCGCCGGAGCTGTACGACATCACCGTCTTCGGTGCCGAGCCGCATCCCAACTACAACCGCATCCTCTTGTCGCCCGTGCTCGCGGGCGAGCAGACCGTGGAGGAGATCGTGCTCAACAGCTGGGAGTGGTACACCGACAACCACATCACCCTGCACGCCGGCAAGAAGGTGGTCGAGGTCGACCGCGTGAAACGCATCGTGCGCGCCGTGGATGCGCAAGGTGGCGTCACCGAAGCCCCTTACGACCGCCTGCTCATGTGCACCGGCTCCAACCCCTTCATGCTCCCGGTGCCCGGCAAGGACCTCAAGGGCGTCATCGCCTACCGCGACATCGCCGACACCGACTACATGATCGAGGCCGCGCGCACCCACAAGAGCGCGGTCGTCATCGGCGGCGGCCTGCTGGGCCTGGAAGCGGCCAACGGCCTGATGCTGCGCGGCATGGACGTCACCGTGGTGCACGTCATGCCCTGGCTGATGGAGCGCCAGCTCGACGACGTCGCGGGCAAGCTGCTGCAGAAGTCGCTGGAAGACCGCGGCCTGAAGTTCCTGATCGGTGCCCAGACCCAGGAGCTCGTCGGTGACAGCAATGAGGGAAAGGATGGCCGGGTCAAGGCCATCCGCTTCAAGGACGGCACCGAAGTGGCCGCCGACCTGGTCGTCATGGCCGTGGGCATCCGCCCCAACACCGAGCTGGCCGAGCGGATGCGCCTGCACTGCCAGCGCGGCATCGTCGTCACCGACACCATGCAGACCGTGACCGACGCGCGCATCTACTCGGTCGGCGAATGCGCGGCCCACCGCGGCATCGCCTACGGCCTGGTCGCCCCCCTCTTCGAGCAGGCCAAGGTCGCGGCCAACCACCTGGCCCAGTTCGGCATCGGGCGCTACCTGGGCTCGCTGACCTCCACCAAGCTCAAGGTCACCGGCATCGACCTCTTCTCCGCCGGCGAGTTCATGGGCGGCGAGGGCACCGAGGAGATCGTCATGAGCGACCCCTTCGGCGGGGTCTACAAGAAGCTGGTGATCAAGGACGACAAGCTGGTGGGCGCCTGCCTGTACGGCGACACGGTGGACGGCAGCTGGTACTTCAAGCTGCTGCGCGACGGGCGCAGCGTGGGCGACATCCGCGACAAGCTGATGTTCGGCGAATCGAACATCGGCGACACCGGCCACGAGGGCCACAGCAAGGCCGCCAGCATGCCCGACGAGGCCGAGGTGTGCGGCTGCAACGGCGTGACCAAGGGCACCATCTGCAAGGCCATCAAGGACAAGGGCCTGTTCACCCTGGACGAGGTCAAGAAGCACACCAAGGCCAGCGCCAGCTGCGGCTCGTGCACCGGGCTGGTCGAGCAGATCCTGATGTTCACCGCCGGCGGCGACTACTCGGCCACGCCCAAGAAGAAGGCGGTGTGCGGCTGCACCGACGCCAACCACCAGGACGTGCGCGACGCGATCAGGAAGGAACACTACCTCACGCACGACGCGGTCTACCGCAACCTGGGCTGGCGCACGCCCAACGGCTGCGCCACCTGCCGCCCGGCCATCAACTACTACCTGATCAGCACCTGGCCCAAGGAGGCCAAGGACGATCCGCAGAGCCGCTTCATCAACGAGCGCAGCCACGCCAACATCCAGAAGGACGGCACCTACTCGGTCATTCCCCGGATGTGGGGCGGCCACACCACGCCCGACGAGCTGCGGCGCATCGCGGATGCGGCCGACAAGTACAAGATCCCGACGGTGAAGGTCACGGGCGGCCAGCGCATCGACCTGCTGGGGGTGAAGAAGGAGGACCTGGAAGGCGTGTGGAAGGACATCGGCATGCCCTCGGGCTTTGCCTATGCCAAGAGCCTGCGCACGGTGAAGACCTGCGTGGGCAGCGAGTGGTGCCGCTTCGGCACGCAGGACTCCACCCAGATGGGCAAGGACCTGGAGCGCGCGCTGTGGGCGATGTACTCGCCGCACAAGGTCAAGCTGGCGGTCTCGGGCTGCCCGCGCAACTGCGCCGAGGCGGGGATCAAGGACGTGGGGGTGATCGGGGTGGATTCGGGCTGGGAGCTGTATGTGGGCGGCAACGGCGGCATCAAGACCGAGGTGGCGCAGTTCCTGGTGAAGGTGAAGACGGCCGCCGAGGTGATGGAGTATTCGGGCGCCTTCCTGCAGCTGTACCGCGAGGAAGGCTGGTACCTGGAGCGCACGGTGCACTACATCGGGCGGGTGGGGCTGGACTACGTGAAGAAGAAGATCCTCGAAGACGAAGCCGGCCGCAAGGCGCTGTGGGAGCGGCTGCAGTTCGCGCTCGATGGCGAGCCCGATCCGTGGTTCGAGTCGAGCCAGGCGTCCGTCGATGTGCGGCAGTTCACGCCGGTAGCGATGGTGGATGACAACGCAACGCAGGCCGCCTGA
- the nirD gene encoding nitrite reductase small subunit NirD, translated as MNSNSNTNNSNNNSNSNSNDWQVICRVEDIPVLGARRVARPVGVDVAVFRNAEDQVFALLDRCPHKGGPLSQGIVFGTSVACPLHNWAIGLDDGCAKSPDEGCTPKFAVKVAEGVVHLDPKELATHALDLERPVAGPANRACLSEDTAA; from the coding sequence ATGAACAGCAACAGCAACACCAACAACAGCAACAACAACAGCAACAGCAACAGCAACGACTGGCAGGTGATCTGCCGCGTCGAGGACATCCCGGTGCTGGGGGCACGCCGCGTGGCGCGGCCGGTGGGCGTGGACGTCGCCGTGTTCCGCAACGCCGAGGACCAGGTCTTCGCGCTGCTGGACCGCTGTCCGCACAAGGGCGGCCCCTTGAGCCAGGGCATCGTGTTCGGCACCAGCGTGGCCTGCCCGCTGCACAACTGGGCCATCGGGCTGGACGACGGCTGCGCCAAGTCGCCCGATGAGGGGTGCACGCCCAAGTTTGCGGTGAAGGTGGCCGAAGGCGTGGTGCATCTGGATCCGAAAGAGCTCGCGACGCATGCGCTCGATCTGGAGCGCCCCGTTGCAGGGCCCGCGAACCGGGCCTGCCTGTCCGAAGACACCGCCGCCTGA
- the cobA gene encoding uroporphyrinogen-III C-methyltransferase, whose product MRAGTAADREPGAQSVPQGRCTLVGAGPGDPELLTLKALRAIQSATVLLVDDLVSDDIVAMAAPGARVIHVGKRGGCKSTPQSFIERLMIMAVREGEHVVRLKGGDPFIFGRGGEEVEHLAQAGIHVEVVNGITAGLAGLTSLGVPLTHRAHAQGVVFITGHAKPGSPGPDWRTLAATAHSARLTLVIYMGVSSAGSIQDELLSGLPPATPVVVVQNASLPLQRHAVGTLATLQRTIADNGLGSPSIIVVGDVLQGLAAAASSAQPALEKAA is encoded by the coding sequence ATGCGTGCCGGAACGGCCGCCGATCGTGAACCCGGCGCGCAGTCCGTGCCGCAGGGCCGCTGCACGCTCGTCGGCGCCGGCCCTGGCGATCCCGAACTGCTCACGCTGAAGGCGCTCAGGGCCATCCAGTCGGCCACCGTGCTGCTCGTCGACGACCTGGTCAGCGACGACATCGTCGCCATGGCGGCGCCCGGCGCGCGCGTGATCCACGTCGGCAAGCGCGGCGGCTGCAAGAGCACGCCGCAAAGCTTCATCGAGCGGCTGATGATCATGGCGGTTCGCGAAGGCGAGCACGTGGTCCGGCTCAAGGGCGGCGACCCCTTCATCTTCGGCCGCGGCGGCGAAGAGGTCGAGCACCTCGCGCAGGCCGGCATCCATGTGGAGGTGGTGAACGGCATCACCGCAGGCCTGGCCGGGCTGACTTCGCTCGGCGTGCCGCTGACGCATCGAGCGCATGCGCAGGGCGTGGTGTTCATCACCGGCCATGCCAAGCCCGGATCGCCGGGGCCCGACTGGCGCACGCTGGCCGCCACGGCCCATTCGGCACGCCTGACGCTGGTCATCTACATGGGCGTGTCGAGCGCGGGCTCGATCCAGGACGAACTGCTGAGCGGACTGCCGCCGGCGACACCCGTCGTGGTGGTCCAGAACGCCAGCCTGCCGCTGCAACGGCACGCCGTCGGCACGCTGGCGACGCTGCAGCGCACGATTGCCGACAACGGCCTCGGCAGCCCTTCGATCATCGTGGTCGGCGACGTCCTGCAAGGACTCGCGGCTGCAGCTTCCTCCGCGCAGCCCGCGCTGGAGAAGGCCGCCTGA
- a CDS encoding bifunctional protein-serine/threonine kinase/phosphatase produces MRSGLAVSIGQYSDKGRKDSNQDFHGAALPQAPGRSAKGVAVAIADGISSSDVSHVASESAVRSFLTDYYCTSDAWSVSRSAQRVLTATNAWLHAQTQNSGGRFDKDRGYVCTFSALVIKSTTAHVFHVGDTRVYRWHAEALEQLTEDHRVSVADGHSYLSRALGVGPHVEIDYQALAIEKGDVFLLTSDGVHEHVDAAVIRTALDAHAGDLDAAARSIAGEAYQRGSPDNLTVQIVRVDDLPDGDVNELQAQRAALRLPPVLEARMQFDGYTIVRDLHRSSRSHIYLAVDDDTGRRVVLKTPSVDLQNDEAHLDRFLLEEWVARRIDSAHVLKPHVPDRKRNYLYVAMEFVDGQTLAQWMVDNPRPSLESVRGIVEQLAKGLQAFHRMEMLHQDLRPENIMIDRTGTVRIIDFGSAWVAGLGDSKLADPAQVLGTVQYTAPEYFVGDGGSAQSDLFSLAVIVYQMLTGRLPYGAQVARIRTRADQRNLQYRSALEDAQRAIPAWIDEVLRKALHPNPLKRHEALSEFVEDLRQPHPDFLNRRGTPLLDKNPVVFWKCATLLLGMAVVLLLGVISLRS; encoded by the coding sequence ATGCGTTCCGGACTCGCGGTCTCCATCGGCCAGTACTCCGACAAGGGACGCAAGGACTCCAACCAGGACTTCCACGGCGCCGCCCTGCCGCAGGCGCCGGGCCGCAGCGCGAAGGGCGTGGCGGTTGCGATTGCGGACGGCATCAGCAGCAGCGACGTGAGCCACGTGGCCAGCGAGTCGGCCGTCCGCAGCTTCCTGACCGACTACTACTGCACGTCCGACGCATGGAGCGTGAGCCGTTCGGCGCAACGCGTGCTCACGGCCACCAACGCCTGGCTGCACGCACAGACACAGAACAGCGGCGGCCGTTTCGACAAGGACCGCGGCTACGTCTGCACCTTCAGCGCCCTGGTCATCAAGTCGACCACGGCGCACGTCTTTCACGTGGGCGACACGCGCGTCTACCGCTGGCATGCGGAGGCGCTCGAGCAGCTGACCGAAGACCACCGCGTCTCGGTGGCGGACGGGCACAGCTACCTGAGCCGGGCGCTGGGCGTGGGCCCGCATGTGGAGATCGACTACCAGGCCCTCGCCATCGAGAAAGGCGACGTCTTCCTGCTGACCTCCGACGGCGTCCATGAACATGTGGACGCGGCCGTCATCAGGACCGCGCTGGATGCCCACGCCGGCGACCTGGACGCCGCGGCAAGAAGCATCGCCGGGGAAGCGTACCAACGCGGCAGCCCCGACAACCTGACGGTCCAGATCGTGCGAGTCGACGATCTGCCCGATGGCGACGTCAACGAGCTTCAAGCGCAGCGCGCGGCACTGCGCCTGCCGCCCGTGCTCGAAGCGCGCATGCAGTTCGACGGCTACACCATCGTGCGCGACCTGCACCGCAGCAGCCGCAGCCACATCTACCTGGCGGTCGACGACGACACGGGCCGGCGCGTCGTGCTCAAGACACCGTCCGTCGACCTGCAGAACGACGAGGCCCACCTCGACCGCTTCCTGCTCGAAGAGTGGGTGGCACGGCGCATAGACAGCGCGCACGTGCTCAAGCCGCATGTTCCGGACCGCAAGCGCAACTACCTCTACGTGGCCATGGAGTTCGTCGACGGGCAGACGCTGGCGCAATGGATGGTCGACAACCCGCGGCCGAGCCTGGAGTCGGTGCGCGGCATCGTGGAGCAGCTCGCCAAGGGGCTGCAGGCCTTCCATCGCATGGAGATGCTGCACCAGGACCTGCGGCCCGAGAACATCATGATCGACCGCACGGGCACGGTGCGGATCATCGACTTCGGCTCGGCCTGGGTGGCGGGCCTGGGCGACAGCAAGCTGGCCGACCCGGCGCAGGTGCTGGGTACGGTGCAGTACACCGCGCCCGAATACTTTGTTGGCGACGGCGGCTCGGCGCAGTCCGACCTGTTCTCGCTGGCCGTGATCGTCTACCAGATGCTGACCGGCCGATTGCCCTACGGCGCGCAGGTTGCGCGCATCCGCACGCGCGCGGACCAGCGGAACCTGCAGTACAGGTCCGCGCTGGAGGACGCGCAGCGCGCCATTCCGGCATGGATCGACGAAGTCCTGCGCAAGGCGCTGCACCCCAACCCGCTCAAGCGCCATGAAGCGCTGTCGGAATTCGTCGAGGACCTGCGCCAGCCCCACCCCGATTTCCTGAACCGGCGCGGCACGCCGCTGCTCGACAAGAACCCGGTGGTCTTCTGGAAATGCGCCACCTTGCTGCTGGGCATGGCGGTGGTGCTGCTGCTTGGCGTGATCAGCCTGCGCAGCTGA
- a CDS encoding autotransporter outer membrane beta-barrel domain-containing protein has product MNNIHRSVWNAALGAWVAVSELSRRGGRSASSSVATAVCLLALANLPGGAWAQAAGGDAAMVGGGTGGRGGAGNGGGAGGGNIGEYPTSNGQPPTAGTGGAGGNGAAGAGGTGGAVGATSVTGSVSGSSGTDGVADPDPIYGAGGGGGGGGAVYTTDAVISVTGATTLLGGNGGNGGAGRLSGGGGGGGAGLQSVAVNATVSNAGQMTGGQGGAGSAGQWAGGGGGGGDGIVLQGGGATVTNTGTATGGRGGDGGASFADFVGGGGEGGAGLALESSGNSVLNSGALVGGAGGAGGLGGSGIFINGVGGAGLRVRGNANTIVNTGTLTGGLAGDGATRGDAVRMTGNDNSLELQSGSVITGTLTANGIGNVLRLAGALTDGTTSLGAATYRGFDRYEKTGASTWTLTGTTTELTPWTVLGGTLAIADDAALGNSAGALTLDGGTLRATGTTAGTRNVTLGAGGAAFEIDPAQALTLNGVLSGGGSLQKTGAGALVLGAANSYGGGTLVNDGSLIATASGALGSGPVIVNASLTFETGVNAGSLFITNQNGYTRFNGTSTAGAATIVNNNGSGTDFYGDSRAGAASITNNDYAFTYFRETASAEQATILNPSGTTFFIQNATAGNANIDNSGGQARFYDSSSAGSANIINRSGGITYFVNTSSAESATIDNRAGGSVDASYHTGGLSIGALSGAGRLLLGAEAVSVGALGTNTTISGLIADGGEGGGTGGSLVKVGTGTLTLPGANTYTGGTALKQGRLDLGHNQALGTGTLAMDDGTTLGFSADGLTIANAIELTGSNDPVIDTGAFSETLSGAITGGGFITKQGSGTLTLTGANTYTGATDVAQGTLRAGAANTFSASSAHSVAAGATLDLAGFSQSVASLANSGTVSLIGTTPGTTLTVNGPYTGNNGVLRLGTALGADGSASDRLILDGSTAIASGSTTVQIVNLSGLGALTSGNGIEVISARNGATTTAQTTKSAFSLAGTHVDAGAYEYRLHAADASGAGENWYLRSTTNVVPPVDPVAPSPPGVPAAPPVVVPTYRAEASLYAALPSQLRQGSLAMLGDLRKRVGDDDGKGTAAAPAGSGRRAWARVLSTDIDIQQGGTVSPTSKGRLTGVQAGTDLLATPNWRAGLYVGQLDGDARVNGFASGLQNLRVGRNDLRSQYVGIYGTYTGDSGLYADAVVQSGRHRYTVQPSLGGGVEGKGHSLLGSIEVGQAFALGASGWSVEPQLQLIHQHLDLNNSAIVGAVVQPEADSGWIARAGIRVKGEVGTGLGTLQPYGRFNVYKSSSGADVARFVNGATRTDIAAPTGGTSTELAGGFTLALGNTTSLYGEVGKLWSSGGDAKVKSSVNASLGVRVKW; this is encoded by the coding sequence ATGAACAACATTCATCGCAGTGTCTGGAACGCTGCGCTGGGCGCGTGGGTGGCGGTTTCGGAGCTCTCCCGCCGGGGCGGGCGAAGCGCTTCTTCGTCGGTCGCGACGGCCGTGTGCCTGCTGGCGCTTGCCAACCTTCCGGGAGGTGCCTGGGCGCAGGCCGCCGGCGGCGACGCGGCCATGGTGGGAGGAGGCACCGGCGGCCGCGGCGGTGCGGGAAATGGCGGTGGGGCCGGGGGCGGAAATATCGGCGAGTACCCCACCAGCAATGGGCAGCCGCCGACGGCGGGAACCGGCGGTGCCGGCGGCAACGGCGCGGCCGGGGCTGGCGGTACGGGCGGCGCAGTGGGCGCGACCAGCGTCACCGGCTCCGTCAGCGGGTCGTCGGGAACCGACGGTGTTGCCGACCCCGACCCGATCTACGGTGCCGGAGGAGGTGGCGGTGGCGGCGGCGCCGTTTACACCACGGACGCCGTCATTTCGGTGACCGGCGCGACCACGCTCCTGGGCGGCAACGGCGGCAACGGCGGTGCCGGGCGCCTGTCTGGCGGCGGTGGCGGCGGCGGCGCGGGCCTGCAGTCGGTGGCGGTCAATGCCACGGTGAGCAATGCGGGGCAGATGACGGGCGGCCAGGGAGGCGCGGGCAGCGCCGGGCAGTGGGCTGGCGGCGGCGGCGGTGGCGGCGATGGCATCGTGTTGCAGGGCGGGGGCGCCACTGTCACGAATACCGGTACGGCCACGGGTGGGCGAGGCGGGGACGGCGGGGCCTCCTTTGCCGACTTTGTGGGCGGTGGCGGCGAAGGCGGTGCCGGCCTGGCGCTGGAGTCCAGCGGCAACTCGGTGCTCAATTCCGGCGCGCTGGTGGGAGGTGCGGGCGGCGCCGGCGGCCTCGGTGGCAGCGGCATTTTCATCAATGGTGTCGGCGGCGCGGGCCTGCGCGTCCGCGGCAACGCGAACACCATCGTCAACACCGGCACCTTGACCGGGGGCCTCGCTGGCGACGGCGCCACGCGCGGCGATGCGGTGCGCATGACCGGCAACGACAACTCGCTCGAACTGCAGAGCGGCTCGGTGATCACCGGGACGCTGACTGCGAACGGCATCGGCAATGTGCTGCGCCTGGCCGGCGCGCTGACCGATGGAACCACCTCGCTCGGCGCCGCCACCTACCGCGGCTTCGACCGCTACGAGAAGACGGGCGCCAGCACCTGGACACTGACCGGCACGACCACCGAACTGACGCCCTGGACCGTGCTCGGCGGCACGCTCGCCATTGCCGACGACGCCGCCCTCGGCAACTCGGCCGGCGCGCTCACGCTCGACGGCGGCACCTTGCGCGCCACCGGCACGACCGCCGGCACGCGCAACGTCACGCTGGGAGCGGGCGGTGCGGCTTTCGAGATTGATCCTGCGCAGGCGCTGACGCTCAACGGCGTGCTTTCCGGTGGCGGCAGCCTGCAAAAGACCGGCGCCGGTGCGCTGGTGCTCGGCGCGGCCAACAGCTACGGCGGCGGCACCCTTGTCAACGATGGGTCGTTGATCGCGACAGCCAGCGGAGCCCTGGGCAGCGGACCCGTCATCGTCAACGCGTCGCTCACGTTCGAGACCGGCGTGAATGCGGGATCGCTGTTCATTACCAACCAGAACGGCTACACCCGATTCAACGGCACCAGCACCGCAGGCGCGGCCACCATCGTCAACAACAACGGCAGCGGCACCGACTTCTATGGCGACAGCCGCGCAGGCGCGGCAAGCATCACCAACAATGACTACGCTTTCACGTACTTCCGCGAGACTGCGTCGGCGGAGCAGGCGACGATCCTGAACCCCTCGGGCACGACCTTCTTCATCCAGAACGCCACGGCCGGCAACGCCAACATCGACAACAGCGGCGGGCAGGCGCGCTTCTACGACAGCAGCAGCGCGGGCTCCGCGAACATCATCAATCGCAGCGGCGGCATCACCTATTTCGTGAACACCAGCAGTGCAGAAAGCGCCACCATCGACAACCGCGCCGGAGGCAGTGTCGATGCGTCGTACCACACCGGCGGGCTCTCGATCGGTGCGCTGTCGGGCGCCGGGCGCCTGCTTCTGGGCGCCGAGGCCGTCAGCGTGGGGGCGCTGGGCACGAACACGACGATCAGCGGCCTGATCGCCGATGGCGGCGAGGGCGGCGGCACCGGCGGCTCGCTGGTGAAGGTCGGCACCGGTACCCTGACGCTCCCTGGCGCCAACACCTACACCGGCGGTACGGCGCTGAAGCAGGGGCGGCTCGACCTCGGCCACAACCAGGCGCTGGGCACCGGCACGCTGGCGATGGACGACGGCACCACGCTCGGCTTCAGCGCCGACGGACTGACCATCGCCAACGCCATCGAGCTGACCGGGAGCAACGACCCCGTCATCGACACGGGTGCGTTCAGCGAAACGCTCAGCGGCGCCATCACGGGCGGCGGCTTCATCACCAAGCAGGGCAGCGGCACGCTCACGCTGACCGGCGCCAACACCTACACCGGCGCCACCGACGTGGCCCAGGGCACCTTGCGCGCCGGCGCGGCAAACACCTTCAGCGCAAGTTCCGCACACAGCGTGGCGGCGGGCGCCACGCTGGACCTCGCGGGCTTCAGCCAGAGCGTTGCCTCGCTTGCCAACAGCGGAACTGTCTCGCTCATCGGCACCACGCCGGGCACCACCTTGACCGTCAACGGCCCTTACACCGGCAACAACGGCGTGCTGCGCCTGGGCACCGCGCTGGGCGCCGACGGCAGCGCGAGCGACCGGCTGATACTCGATGGGTCCACCGCCATCGCCAGCGGCAGCACCACGGTGCAGATCGTCAACCTCAGCGGATTGGGTGCGCTCACCAGCGGCAACGGCATCGAGGTGATCAGCGCGCGCAACGGCGCCACCACCACCGCACAGACCACGAAGAGCGCCTTCTCGCTCGCGGGCACCCATGTGGATGCGGGCGCCTACGAGTACCGCCTGCATGCCGCCGATGCGAGCGGGGCAGGGGAGAACTGGTACCTGCGCTCCACCACGAATGTGGTCCCGCCGGTCGATCCCGTTGCGCCGTCTCCCCCGGGCGTTCCAGCCGCGCCGCCCGTCGTCGTGCCCACCTACCGCGCCGAGGCCTCGCTCTATGCGGCGCTGCCGAGCCAGTTGCGCCAGGGCAGCCTCGCGATGCTGGGCGACCTGCGCAAGCGCGTGGGCGACGACGACGGGAAGGGCACGGCCGCAGCGCCCGCGGGCTCCGGCCGCCGCGCCTGGGCCCGCGTGCTCTCCACCGACATCGACATCCAGCAGGGCGGCACCGTCTCGCCCACCAGCAAGGGACGCCTGACCGGCGTCCAGGCCGGCACCGACCTGCTGGCCACGCCCAACTGGCGCGCCGGCCTCTACGTGGGCCAGCTCGACGGCGACGCCAGGGTGAACGGCTTTGCCAGCGGCCTGCAGAACCTGCGCGTGGGCCGCAACGACCTGCGCAGCCAGTACGTGGGCATCTACGGCACCTATACCGGCGACAGCGGCCTGTATGCCGATGCCGTGGTGCAGTCGGGCCGCCACCGCTACACGGTGCAGCCGAGCCTTGGCGGCGGCGTGGAAGGCAAGGGCCACAGCCTGCTGGGGTCCATCGAAGTGGGGCAGGCCTTCGCGCTCGGAGCGAGCGGCTGGAGCGTGGAGCCGCAGCTGCAACTGATCCACCAGCACCTGGACCTGAACAACTCGGCCATCGTCGGCGCGGTGGTCCAGCCCGAGGCCGACAGCGGCTGGATCGCACGCGCGGGCATTCGCGTGAAGGGCGAAGTCGGCACCGGCCTGGGCACACTGCAGCCGTATGGCCGCTTCAACGTCTACAAGAGCTCGAGCGGTGCGGACGTGGCGCGCTTCGTGAACGGCGCAACGCGCACCGACATCGCGGCGCCGACCGGTGGTACCAGCACCGAGCTGGCTGGCGGCTTCACCCTGGCGCTGGGCAACACCACCAGCCTGTACGGCGAAGTGGGCAAGCTGTGGTCCTCGGGCGGCGATGCGAAGGTAAAGAGTTCGGTCAACGCATCGCTCGGCGTGCGGGTGAAGTGGTGA